In Pseudoliparis swirei isolate HS2019 ecotype Mariana Trench chromosome 9, NWPU_hadal_v1, whole genome shotgun sequence, a genomic segment contains:
- the phlda3 gene encoding pleckstrin homology-like domain family A member 3 has protein sequence MSFPAKVMRDGLLEKRSSGLLQLWKKKRCVLTEEGLRLHNCKSGGGGGGDAPSSAWGSKAKELRFERMATVDCVEYKRGLVYFTVVMATGKEIDFRCPQDGTAWNAEIALALVRYKNLQAVQTGRNRHLSAHLGSTGEDEEL, from the coding sequence ATGTCTTTCCCGGCCAAAGTGATGAGAGACGGGCTGCTGGAGAAGCGCAGCAGCGGGCTCCTCCAGCTGTGGAAGAAGAAGCGCTGCGTGCTTACGGAGGAAGGGTTGCGTCTCCATAACTGCaaaagcggcggcggcggcggcggtgatgCTCCGAGCTCGGCGTGGGGCTCCAAAGCCAAGGAGCTCCGTTTTGAGCGCATGGCCACTGTGGATTGCGTGGAGTACAAACGAGGGCTGGTGTATTTCACCGTGGTCATGGCTACGGGTAAGGAGATTGACTTTCGGTGTCCGCAGGACGGCACAGCGTGGAACGCGGAGATTGCTTTGGCACTGGTGCGCTATAAGAACCTGCAGGCCGTGCAGACGGGACGGAACCGGCACCTGTCCGCACACCTGGGCAGCACTGGGGAGGATGAGGAGCTCTGA